One window of the Plasmodium vivax chromosome 2, whole genome shotgun sequence genome contains the following:
- a CDS encoding variable surface protein Vir24-related (encoded by transcript PVX_096940A) yields MEGHDDLLEDIIYPSTTYEKYDDLRELPLFKNYEKLNHENLGAYANMCSDLTQDHDENHDLVALCRKLKRNLHDISNGKKYTDISYDKRCTYLKYWFFDNFSTFHDWKDVSKISDKWNALTEKHSHINCNFDANYNNSKYLIMDIIVDFYEYYHNKDIKEVSDQMSAYRAFVYYFQENNNTYKHIEKFCLTDTSSALCKKFQECNEHCRTFLDSLMPKVEAHIEAEKKSLQIFEELKKIPKFITEHLGSNGGSAVDAILAVLIGLSFMFLILYKVNKDSMWKYEYITILTHH; encoded by the exons ATGGAAGGTCATGATGATTTACTTGAGGATATCATATATCCCTCAACAACATATGAAAAG tATGATGATCTAAGGGAATTAcctttatttaaaaattatgaaaagttAAACCATGAAAATTTAGGTGCTTATGCCAATATGTGTTCAGATTTAACGCAAGATCACGATGAAAACCACGATTTAGTTGCACTTTGTCGAAAacttaaaagaaatttacaTGACATTTCTAATGGGAAAAAGTACACAGATATTAGTTATGATAAACGttgtacatatttaaaatactGGTTTTTCGATAATTTTTCGACGTTTCATGATTGGAAAGATGTTTCTAAAATAAGTGATAAATGGAATGCTCTTACAGAAAAACATTCTCATATTAACTGCAATTTCGATGCAAATTACAACAATAGCAAATATCTAATTATGGATATAATTGTTGATTTTTACGAATATTACCATAATAAAGACATTAAGGAAGTTTCTGATCAAATGTCAGCATATAGAGCTTTTGTATATTACTTccaagaaaataataatacatataaacatattgaaaaattttgTCTCACTGATACATCATCAGCTCTGTGTAAAAAATTCCAGGAATGCAATGAACACTGTAGAACTTTTCTCGATAGCTTGATGCCTAAAGTTGAAGCGCACATagaagctgaaaaaaaatcacttcagatttttgaagaattaaagaaaattccTAAATTTATAACCGAACATCTTGGTAGCAATGGGGGTTCCGCCGTTGATGCTATACTTGCCGTTTTGATAGGATTGTCCTtcatgtttttaattttatataaggttaataaGGACTCTATGTggaaatatgaatatatcaCAATTCTTACGCATCATTAA
- a CDS encoding variable surface protein Vir4-related (encoded by transcript PVX_096945A), whose translation MERSYQRTLLLGILFKFIGRCKLINYWLYDEVKQILNSETRDIYNETISKLHKAWTHYNNSAIHIAEQYKCKPESNIPSKDDIEDKKKIHEHCLNYYEISKEADNKDKCQEYKASIKELNLPYKKFDSLFSEDKKKHLSYYNKCKSYNPENIPDGLTCPQVVKDPSREEEAVPKEHHSAKANLEETEAEERLPSLDVEGELGRGTLEGKVRGYQGEVPAGVGDIQEQVRGDERPGQIRVSVEAEAPTSMGREKQNLATDLEAGQIPLHSQMDGQTDDVPIPTEPPASNPMVMPAGLSLFGIASLSTILYKVCKN comes from the exons ATGGAACGATCTTACCAACGCACACTATTATTGGGGATATTGTTCAAATTCA TAGGGCGTTGCAAACTTATAAATTActggttatatgatgaaGTAAAACAAATATTAAATTCTGAAACTCGAgatatttataatgaaaCTATTAGCAAACTACATAAAGCATGGACGCATTATAATAATAGTGCTATCCATATAGCAGAACAATACAAATGCAAACCGGAATCGAATATTCCTTCTAAGGATGATATTGAAGATAAAAAGAAGATTCATGAACATTGTTTAAATTACTACGAAATCAGTAAGGAAGCAGATAATAAGGATAAATGTCAAGAATATAAAGCTTCCATTAAAGAATTGAACTTGCcatacaaaaaatttgatagTTTATTTtctgaagataaaaaaaaacatttatcttattataataaatgtaaatctTATAATCCAGAAAATATTCCTGATGGTTTAACTTGTCCCCAAGTAGTAAAAGATCCATCtcgtgaagaagaagctgttcCAAAAGAACATCACTCAGCTAAAGCCAATCTAGAAGAAACTGAAGCTGAAGAAAGACTACCATCTTTAGATGTAGAGGGTGAACTAGGAAGAGGCACATTAGAAGGAAAAGTAAGAGGATACCAAGGAGAGGTACCAGCAGGAGTAGGGGATATACAGGAACAAGTAAGAGGAGACGAGAGACCGGGACAAATAAGAGTAAGCGTAGAAGCAGAAGCACCTACATCTatgggaagagaaaaacaaaatttagcTACAGACTTAGAAGCAGGACAAATACCTTTGCATTCACAGATGGATGGGCAAACTGATGATGTTCCTATTCCCACTGAACCTCCAGCTTCTAATCCTATGGTCATGCCAGCAGGTTTATCACTTTTTGGAATAGCATCTCTTTCTACCATTTTGTACAaggtatgtaaaaattaa